The Tachysurus vachellii isolate PV-2020 chromosome 25, HZAU_Pvac_v1, whole genome shotgun sequence genomic sequence aaagtgttaatatttaaatttgtttgatgatctgaaccACCttagtgtgacaaacatgcaaataaaataaaaaaaataggaatGGGGCAAAGACTTTTTCATGTCAATGTATGTCATCATGTTCTGCATGTAAGCAGGTACATGATGACATATAGCTTTAGTTATATCAGGAGTCAAAAATGATATTGTCCAATCTGGGCCAGAATCTAAAAGGTCTGAATTAGTTTCTTTAGATTTCATGTTATACATAAAAACTATAATGGAACGTCAGAGATCTAGAGGCAATTATGAACTGATTATaaaccccccccaaaaaaaaataaaaaaaacattgaactggtggatatttaacatttaatgaaaaaaattccAGTGTACATTTTTCCACCGTTGTAAATTCTACCACAGTAACATTCTGATTCCTCAAAAATAAGACAGACTGCATTTTCTGTACCCAACATCAAGGAAGGGTGAAAAAAGAGGCCAGAGATGGTGATTGTTTATAGCGGTTTGTTTagttaactaaaaaaaaaataaataaaaagcacaatgttttttcattaataattttttcTCTGTTGCGATctttggcaaattgctgtggtaaaaGATGGATAAAAACCCTTTGGGACGTGCTGTTATTAGAGAATAAATCTCAGTATGGCCAtctcaatcaaaaaaaaaataaataaaaataagtcttGGGCTGCTTTTGAAGTACGCTTTGGGTCATTAATCAtccatctgcactgtgaagcactGTCCAGTGAGTTTGATCTGATATACAGCTCTATAAACTTTAAAATTCATCCTGCTGCTTTGGTCGGTAGCCACGAGTGATAGAAGGGATCCAGTTCCAGTGGCAACCCCACATGCCCACACTATGACCCTACCTCCAACCAGGCTTCACACATTAGGTGATATGATTTAGATCATGAACAGTTCTTTCCCTTCTCTGAGCTTGTCTCTTCCTCAGAATCTGTCAAAGTAGATCCTTTTTCCATTTGTTCACAGGATGTTGTTTTAGAATTTCCAgactttttcacacattttttgtcattttttaatctttctttgGTCCTCCTCTTTTTAAGGTTTACGGTGGACCAACTGTATTTACTCTGGTGAAGTCTTCGCTTGATTGTTGACTCAGACACAGATACACCTACCTCCTGGAGGGTGTTCTTGATCTGACCAACCGTTGTGAAGGGGTTTTTCTTCACCAAGGAAAGAATTCTTCTGTCTTCCCCCTCAGTCGTTTTCCGTGGTCTTCCAGACCTGTGATTGTTCATGAGGTCACCAGTGTGTTCTGCCTTTTTAAGAATGGACCAAATAGTCGATTTTGCGACACCTAACGTTTTTGCTAtctctctgatggatttgttttcattttttagctTAACAATGGACTGCTTCACTGGCAGCGAGAGCTCTTTGGACTTCATGTTGAAGGTTAAACAGATTCCGAAAGCAAATGGCACAATTAAAGTTACCTGTTGACCTTCTATCTGCTTACGTCTGGGGGAAATAAACTTATTCTGGTATTTTATAAAAGCTTTAGGTACAACTGTGTTTTTTATGGAGAGTGTTTGATGCTTTAGTCAGGCGTTCTGAGGCACTAAACTATCCTCATGAATGCAGCCAGATctttaaacaccaaacacatgGGGCATCAACAACATTTGGGTAAGATGGTCACTTTTGGAAGAATTTACTATAAATTTGAAAATTTGCACATAATTAACTTTTACAGATACTTATTTAACCAGTCAATCATGTCCTGCCGGGCCTCCTGAATGTGTGGCCTGTCTGTCGAATTGATGTCTTCTCGTTTACGGTGCACAAATCCGTGGGTTTGGTTGGGAAAAACCTTCACTTTGAAGTCAACAGTGCACTTGTCCTTCAGTTTTGTCTCAAGTGTTGTCACCTtgggtttaaaacaaaacaaaaaaagaacatgacatacatacatagatacatacatacatactggcAACCTTAAATTTGTGAGTCTTACCTGGTCAAGTGGTATCACCGTGTCTTTTTCACCAAAGATGAAGAGAGTCGGACTTTTGAGTTCGTAACGATCCTCTCGCTCTCTAACGATCCCTGCAAAGATATTACTTGGGTGAGTGGGTTTATAAGCACATATTCAGCCAAGTTAACTTCTTATATACTTTACACAAGCATGGTTTGCATTTGTCCATTTTACTGCCACATTACATTTCTTTGCTTGCACTGCTGAGAGTTTGGTCGTCTCTGTGAATTAGCAAACATTGAATGAAAGTgttcagcattttatttatcttttggtaatattcattcattcaatttgtTCTTTTGTTCGTAACGTATGCCTGTGACATCAGTGTGGCAGGCATAtattaaaatgtgcaaatataaCACCTTTGCCACGTGTACATATGTACACATCTGCTATGCTTGCTACGTTGTCTGTAAACTTGCTTTTGCAGCTCATCTACAGGTGGATAATTTATAGAAtcatccactagatggcaggTCAGAGCCAAAATATTCCTGTCTACAAGGTTCCCTATGTTATCGAGTGCATGTACCAATGTTAAACAGACGGATATACTTCATTTCGCTTTACAACTTTCTGCAGTCAGTCTGATACCATGATCTGCAGTGACTGCGGTATTGGGGGCTTGTATaactacacataaaaaaaaaaaacaactacagaTTACAAGAAGTTACCGTAGACTGAAACTCCAGCCTTGACTTCAGTATATTGCAGAGCTATGTAGTGTGTGGCCACTCCGCCCCAACAAAAACCCACCACTCCAATCCTTTTAGCTCCACTATGTTCCTTGAGGTATTTCAAAACCACGTCCACTTCCCTAGGTAAATAAAATTGCAAAATTCATTAATAAGCTCATAATAAAATGGTGGTTTAATGGTTAAAGGTTTGGTCTAGTGAGGGAAGGGGTATGAGTTCAATTCCAAACACCACTGAGCTGTCACAGTCTCGAATGTAATAAAGACATCAGCAATGCATGTACACTATAAAGCCTATATGGCAAAAGGTATGTGGACACTTGTCTATCAAATCATATGTAGGCCTACTCCAAACTTTTCCCACAAGTTTGGAAGCACAGAATTGTCTAGGGTGTTTTTGTATGCTGTATGATGATTCCAGCGTGACGATGCACATGATCCATAAAGTTGGTTGGCGATGGTTGCTGTGGAAGAACCACACGAGAGTTTCCAGCATAGAGCCCTGAACACGTCTGGGATCAAGTGGAAAGGCAATTATAAACCAGGCTCTGTCAGTCTAtgagtgcctgacctcactaatgctcttgtagctgaatgagcaAACCCTCTCAACCATTTgacaaaatctagtggaaagacttccCAAAAGAGAGATGGATGTAAAAAAGGAGCCAAATCTGAAACGGGATGTTCAACCTGCACATATGGGTTTGATTGATCATGTATCCACATACTTATCTTCTACTGTATAGATGTAAGGAATGCCAGAGATTGAAGACTACGGTTAATGATTAACTTGTTGAtgttggtgggttttttttcctcaagccACTCCTGAAATGTTGACCAGTCACTTGAAGGACTCCATGGTTCCTTTCCAAGAAAGAAGTCTGGGCAAACAGCACTGTAATCAGGAGGAAAGGGAttgaaaaagagagggagagaaagagaaacaaattaAGAACATAAGTTAAATTCATTCTGAAGTTGCATACCATTTGTGAACATTGTgaaattaaatagattttttttctcactgctCATTTTGCTACATACTTGATTTGAGGCTACGATTTGAATATTACTTTGgcatgaagaaataaatgtattacacATATCCATTTGAAGCGAGCATGTCAGCCATGTATCGTGTATTGGATAGCTGCCATCCAAAAATGTCCTGAATTACAATGACCGCTTTGTCTGTTGGTGCTTTAGGTTTCACCACGTAAGCTTTAACGTGCTCAATCTGAACCTCTTCACCAAGACTGCCATATTCCATCCTGTCTCCAATGTCACATGGGCATGGCCTGGCTTCATTTGCCATCTAAAAattgaaatatgttttatatagtaTGTTAAAATACACCTGTTGTACTGTAGCCTTTACAAAAAGTAAATACATTTGATTGATATACCTCATTAGAGAATATGAAAATCTGGCCTACTGTTGACTTCCCCATGACTGAGAAGTGTGTATAGTGGGAAGCCTTTAATTCCATGCACAGTCGGCTTCCACAGTAATtatgaaacacacactatatggccaaacgtatgtggacacctgaccatcacagccaTATATACTGATCAAAGTAAATAGAACAGAATTTATTGCTAAGCTGGTTTAAGATTTCCTTTCATTGGAACTAAGGGGCATAAACCCGTTCCATCGTGACGATTCACTGTACACAAAGAGAGCTCCATAAAGCTGAAATGCCAACTGTGTGACAGACCTCCTCATCCAACCTTAGCGCATGACCTCACTAAAGCTACCGTGGCTAAATGAACATAAATCCCCATAACCACGCTCCATGCAAAGTCTACTGCAAAGCGTTCCTAGAAGAGTGGAGGctattataaacacagagctgagacTATAGCTGGAATGGTATGTTCAACAATACACATGGGTGCAATTGGTCAGGTGTATGGGTTTGAATGAAAATtttcaatttttaaataaatatgcataatGGTAAagttacacattaacaaaatcaaggctgtaaacacacagaacagctaaTAATCTCAAACCTACCATGTCGACTACTATGATTACAAATATTTGCAAAAGACAGGATTTGCCATTACTCCAGGATACCATGATACACCATGTGCTTTAAGCTCTGCCCTACACCTCAAATACAAGTAGAGACCTGGCAAGCCAATTATAAAAGACTTTCAtgatgtttaaagaaaaatacaaccaatttgtttttattattcaatgAAGCTATAATTCCATGCAAGTCACATATTGCAAGTCACATGTAAGTCACCTGTTCATAGTTCTGATCTAATATAAAATCTAAACGGTCACAATTCATTACAATGGGtaagtggtttttttttagacGAGTAACCAAGAAACAGCTAAAGTACTTCAAACATTGTGGGGTAATGATCAATGGGCAACGTTCACACATTGCCCTTCCTTAAAAGTAGAAAAATCACGGCTGGATTTGCATCTCTGAAGAAATTAGAATAAATCAGATCAAAAAAGGTAAGGATTCAACTGTTCCAAGACAAAGATATAGCTCTCTAGATGTAAACGGTTGCTTTTTTCCATGAAACTGGATTAAAGATTAATCGAGTCTGTCTCAAACTGTATTATGAGTACACAGATTTCTTGCCCATGTCATTGCGTGATAGCTAAAAATCTCAGTTTTGCACAGGTTCGTGTTAAAGTGCATAAAGCAAATATTTGTTTCAGATCAGGAGCAACTTAACCATctaatgtttgaataaatgctCACTAGCCCTGAGTCTCAAAGCAAGACAAACCTGTAACAGTGAAAATAATCTGGATTTGAAATTATAATCCTGTGGACTagaaaatgtaacttttttttttttttttgtcacacagTATGCAGAAATGTTGCCGAGTGTAATTAAGGTCTGCCTCAAGATTTTGTTATCCAAAATctaatcatgcataaaattaaacaaatcctagtggttaaggtgttggactactgatcagaaggtcatgggttcgaatcccaaaACATTCATTGCTACACTCAAATGTAATAAACTCAACAAATTCTCTCGTGCATTTGAATTTACAGTCAGTTAAAAACACTTTGATTCTGTGTTCAAGTAAATCAAGCTGCTCTTTATGTCACTTGTATGTATGCCAGGTGAACTTTGCAA encodes the following:
- the cmbl gene encoding carboxymethylenebutenolidase homolog, translated to MANEARPCPCDIGDRMEYGSLGEEVQIEHVKAYVVKPKAPTDKAVIVIQDIFGWQLSNTRYMADMLASNGYVAVCPDFFLGKEPWSPSSDWSTFQEWLEEKKPTNINKEVDVVLKYLKEHSGAKRIGVVGFCWGGVATHYIALQYTEVKAGVSVYGIVREREDRYELKSPTLFIFGEKDTVIPLDQVTTLETKLKDKCTVDFKVKVFPNQTHGFVHRKREDINSTDRPHIQEARQDMIDWLNKYL